The following are from one region of the Magallana gigas chromosome 6, xbMagGiga1.1, whole genome shotgun sequence genome:
- the LOC105330396 gene encoding uncharacterized protein isoform X3 has product MDRDKEMVLAHSSYARAAGIQSEINKVTVTRVAGSEVEYQRQMNLHRKNMEFVVRNIKKEQNKLRKSIAKYSTKLREGRRDREKRERDEKIRDQRSSDNMKHVSTIFVVRDKPVLPNIRKSELESDNISPDSGIGGSDDGKAQDTEEKKQRTEEGSQKTVKERTDLHLPSLGAPLPSIMEDNEQNEDDELERRENLSQDMTLPEISLNRELETKLESHLRTIKPKKQGVSFSDLIKLQHSTNTKKLFNLVNILAQKHGLKDIEDKREKENRNSSILRGSTEESMSLKAASVLYPMKYGYDSGTESEISIPMLEGERLSMFDGQENNVDVSSANNSHRVDTASPEKLDSPLSPLRSRDPTVLSPSGRSRRRNKSLPMLMDEAQSLKFMSSLGVSDEPKRGLSSVKSPKSRVLPPIPKQKSEDTYLTRSQRSNSISWTAAFGLLKGVHSLLEQ; this is encoded by the coding sequence TGAAATTAACAAGGTCACGGTTACACGTGTGGCCGGGAGTGAGGTGGAATACCAACGACAAATGAACTTACATCGAAAAAACATGGAGTTTGTggtaagaaatataaaaaaggaaCAGAACAAACTACGAAAATCCATAGCTAAATATTCCACAAAGCTTCGAGAGGGCAGACGTGACCGAGAAAAGAGAGAACGGGACGAAAAAATCAGAGACCAGAGGAGTTCCGATAACATGAAACATGTGTCCACCATCTTTGTTGTGCGGGATAAACCGGTGTTACCAAATATCCGGAAGAGTGAGCTCGAGTCCGACAACATTTCTCCTGACAGCGGGATAGGCGGCAGCGACGATGGAAAGGCGCAAGACACGGAGGAAAAGAAACAACGCACAGAGGAGGGGTCTCAGAAAACAGTGAAAGAAAGAACCGATCTACATTTGCCTTCCCTTGGTGCTCCGCTACCTTCCATCATGGAAGACAATGAACAAAACGAGGATGATGAGTTGGAAAGGCGTGAAAACCTCAGCCAGGATATGACGCTTCCCGAAATATCTCTAAACAGAGAGCTTGAGACAAAATTAGAAAGCCATCTTAGAACAATTAAACCCAAAAAACAAGGGGTGTCCTTCTCCGATCTGATTAAGCTGCAGCACTCCACAAACACGAAGAAACTGTTTAACCTAGTGAATATTCTGGCTCAGAAACACGGACTAAAGGATATCGAGGATAAACGTGAGAAGGAGAACAGGAACTCTAGCATTCTCAGGGGAAGCACTGAAGAATCAATGTCACTTAAAGCGGCATCCGTCTTGTACCCGATGAAATATGGATACGATTCCGGAACAGAGTCTGAGATCTCGATCCCGATGCTTGAAGGTGAGCGACTGTCTATGTTTGACGGACAGGAAAACAATGTGGATGTTTCTAGTGCAAACAACAGCCATAGGGTAGACACCGCTTCTCCTGAGAAGCTGGATTCTCCCCTGTCACCGTTGCGATCACGTGATCCCACAGTGTTGTCACCTTCAGGGAGGAGCAGAAGGCGGAACAAAAGCCTCCCCATGCTGATGGACGAAGCCCAGAGTCTAAAGTTCATGAGCAGCCTCGGTGTATCCGATGAACCAAAGCGAGGCCTGTCTTCCGTCAAGTCTCCCAAATCCAGAGTCCTACCTCCGATCCCGAAGCAGAAGTCCGAGGACACTTATCTAACGCGATCCCAGAGAAGTAACTCAATTTCCTGGACTGCGGCATTTGGTTTGTTGA
- the LOC105330396 gene encoding uncharacterized protein isoform X4, which produces MHKEMVLAHSSYARAAGIQSEINKVTVTRVAGSEVEYQRQMNLHRKNMEFVVRNIKKEQNKLRKSIAKYSTKLREGRRDREKRERDEKIRDQRSSDNMKHVSTIFVVRDKPVLPNIRKSELESDNISPDSGIGGSDDGKAQDTEEKKQRTEEGSQKTVKERTDLHLPSLGAPLPSIMEDNEQNEDDELERRENLSQDMTLPEISLNRELETKLESHLRTIKPKKQGVSFSDLIKLQHSTNTKKLFNLVNILAQKHGLKDIEDKREKENRNSSILRGSTEESMSLKAASVLYPMKYGYDSGTESEISIPMLEGERLSMFDGQENNVDVSSANNSHRVDTASPEKLDSPLSPLRSRDPTVLSPSGRSRRRNKSLPMLMDEAQSLKFMSSLGVSDEPKRGLSSVKSPKSRVLPPIPKQKSEDTYLTRSQRSNSISWTAAFGLLKGVHSLLEQ; this is translated from the coding sequence TGAAATTAACAAGGTCACGGTTACACGTGTGGCCGGGAGTGAGGTGGAATACCAACGACAAATGAACTTACATCGAAAAAACATGGAGTTTGTggtaagaaatataaaaaaggaaCAGAACAAACTACGAAAATCCATAGCTAAATATTCCACAAAGCTTCGAGAGGGCAGACGTGACCGAGAAAAGAGAGAACGGGACGAAAAAATCAGAGACCAGAGGAGTTCCGATAACATGAAACATGTGTCCACCATCTTTGTTGTGCGGGATAAACCGGTGTTACCAAATATCCGGAAGAGTGAGCTCGAGTCCGACAACATTTCTCCTGACAGCGGGATAGGCGGCAGCGACGATGGAAAGGCGCAAGACACGGAGGAAAAGAAACAACGCACAGAGGAGGGGTCTCAGAAAACAGTGAAAGAAAGAACCGATCTACATTTGCCTTCCCTTGGTGCTCCGCTACCTTCCATCATGGAAGACAATGAACAAAACGAGGATGATGAGTTGGAAAGGCGTGAAAACCTCAGCCAGGATATGACGCTTCCCGAAATATCTCTAAACAGAGAGCTTGAGACAAAATTAGAAAGCCATCTTAGAACAATTAAACCCAAAAAACAAGGGGTGTCCTTCTCCGATCTGATTAAGCTGCAGCACTCCACAAACACGAAGAAACTGTTTAACCTAGTGAATATTCTGGCTCAGAAACACGGACTAAAGGATATCGAGGATAAACGTGAGAAGGAGAACAGGAACTCTAGCATTCTCAGGGGAAGCACTGAAGAATCAATGTCACTTAAAGCGGCATCCGTCTTGTACCCGATGAAATATGGATACGATTCCGGAACAGAGTCTGAGATCTCGATCCCGATGCTTGAAGGTGAGCGACTGTCTATGTTTGACGGACAGGAAAACAATGTGGATGTTTCTAGTGCAAACAACAGCCATAGGGTAGACACCGCTTCTCCTGAGAAGCTGGATTCTCCCCTGTCACCGTTGCGATCACGTGATCCCACAGTGTTGTCACCTTCAGGGAGGAGCAGAAGGCGGAACAAAAGCCTCCCCATGCTGATGGACGAAGCCCAGAGTCTAAAGTTCATGAGCAGCCTCGGTGTATCCGATGAACCAAAGCGAGGCCTGTCTTCCGTCAAGTCTCCCAAATCCAGAGTCCTACCTCCGATCCCGAAGCAGAAGTCCGAGGACACTTATCTAACGCGATCCCAGAGAAGTAACTCAATTTCCTGGACTGCGGCATTTGGTTTGTTGA